GACATTTCTTCCTTGAATGAATAAAATTTGCTCTTAATTcatctttctaagttgtcttaattcttttcttcattctctATAATCGGTCTAAACCTCAACAACCCTCAAAaccattaattgattatttaatcgaATTGAATAATTGTTTTTCAGATTATTCGAATTTAAATCCGAATACTCTTTGACTGGATATGAATACCCTAATGGATGcagatttgaattcaaattcaaattttgatcattcatttacatccctaatctATGAATGTGATGAATTAACCACGTGGTTTTCATTCTGACATTAATCAAGGTCTACTCCAATCTCTGACATGGTAAAAGAACCTGAATCTTGTAAGTCATATTTCACGAATGTCGAAACTTGAATATTTCGTTTGGGTTTTTGGATTGACTGTAACATTAAAATTATTCCATTGTTCCATTGCTTCATCGCGGCCTAAAGTCATGGATTTCGTTCCAAAGACAGCCTCTCTACAAACCAGTGTTGACATTCCAGATTGGTGGCTCCCACTCCCCATTATGGATAAAAggtaaaatagtcaaaataCAATATCAATATCTCTGAGGGCAAAATCGTCTAATAAAACTAATATCAACTGATACGTAACGGATACAATATCGGTTTAGAAGCTGGTAAAAATCGTGCACTACATCCTGGCTCTCGAATCCCCCTTGAGAAACCAAACTTAAAATGGGAGTGCAGTACACGATTGCAGCGGagcaggagagagagaatgtcatGAGTCATAGAAGACAAGGGAAAGGTTATTTCTGTAAATACACAGGATGTCCGTCAGATTCTAATCTGAAAGTTAAGAACCCTCGAAGGCACTGATCTGACAGTTGGAATCTGATTTTTCTGCTTTTATTTCCTCTCCCGAGTAGATAGAGAGAGAGTCAGTCAACTCATCTACTGTAAGGTCTCATACTGCAGCAGCGATGGAGATTCAGCTGAGCCGGACCGCCGGTTCCCCGTCTCCTTCCTCATCGGACCACCAGAACTCAAACCCTAACCAGAATGGAAACCCTAATCCGATGCAGTCATGGTGGGAAGCCATCTCCAAGGCCCGATCACGCATTGAAGCCCTCTCTTCCATCCTCCCTTCCTCTACATCCCTCTCCTCCCTTGCCGACTCAGATCGCCCTGCTCGATCCCTCCTCGAATCCCTTGAAGCCTACATGGCgatctcctcctctctctccgaTCCCTTGTCCGGTTCCGGTGACGATCCTCTCTGTCAATGGCTCTACGAGACTTTCCAGTCCTCCGATCCCGACCTTCGCCTCGTCGTCCTGTCCTTCATTCCTCTCGTTGCCGGCATCTACCTTTCTCGCGTTGTCTCTACTTCTGCCGACAACTCAACCCGTTCCTTTGCTGGCTTCGAAGCTGTTCTCTTGGCTCTTTACGCTTCTGAAACAAAAGCTCGCGGCGGAAAACCTATCTTGATCACAATTCCGGATCTTTCGCAGCCATCTCTGTACCACGCACCACGCAACCAGCCTGTTCATCGGGTTGCCGTCCAACCTCAGCCGTCCGTTGGGGTTCTCTGTCCACCGCTCGAGCCGCAAATGGCCGTTAAGTCGACGAAACGTGCTTCTATCGTTGCTATCGCGCTTGAATGCTATTTCAAGCAAATTCCTCAGATGCCTAGCTGGTCCAAAGTCGATTTATGTCATTTCGTCGCTGGGTGGGCCGGGCAGAATTGTTCTTGCAAGACCGAACTTGACGGCAATTCCGAAGGCGATGGCGGCGATGCGAATGAGAATTTTGTGGAGGTTAGGATTGCAGACGAGGAGTACGAGGAGGAAAATGACGAGATTCGGGTTAATGTCCAAGGGATGAACAGATTGGCGATTGGAGAAGATTGTAATGAAATTGGGGTTTTCAGAGGGTCAAGAATTCCGCTACCTTGGGAGCTTTTGCAGCCGGTTTTGAGAATTCTTGGGCATTGCCTCTTGGCGCCTCTGAATTTGCAAGATGTTAGGGACGCAGCCTCGGTTGCGGTGAGGTGT
This genomic stretch from Macadamia integrifolia cultivar HAES 741 chromosome 2, SCU_Mint_v3, whole genome shotgun sequence harbors:
- the LOC122071886 gene encoding uncharacterized protein LOC122071886, producing the protein MEIQLSRTAGSPSPSSSDHQNSNPNQNGNPNPMQSWWEAISKARSRIEALSSILPSSTSLSSLADSDRPARSLLESLEAYMAISSSLSDPLSGSGDDPLCQWLYETFQSSDPDLRLVVLSFIPLVAGIYLSRVVSTSADNSTRSFAGFEAVLLALYASETKARGGKPILITIPDLSQPSLYHAPRNQPVHRVAVQPQPSVGVLCPPLEPQMAVKSTKRASIVAIALECYFKQIPQMPSWSKVDLCHFVAGWAGQNCSCKTELDGNSEGDGGDANENFVEVRIADEEYEEENDEIRVNVQGMNRLAIGEDCNEIGVFRGSRIPLPWELLQPVLRILGHCLLAPLNLQDVRDAASVAVRCLYARASHDLVPQGILATRSLIQLDNRTRFAAKEAAAANSASNANTPSKAKKPEILLVSK